Proteins encoded by one window of Blastopirellula marina:
- the trxA gene encoding thioredoxin produces the protein MAKTFNEDNFDAEVLQSSEPVLVDFWAPWCGPCRQLAPVIDQLATEYEGSVKVGKVDTDQNPNLAVKYGIQSIPTVMIFKNGEVVNQMLGNQPKANLQQALDAAKG, from the coding sequence ATGGCCAAGACATTTAATGAAGACAACTTTGATGCCGAAGTCCTGCAATCGAGCGAGCCTGTCTTGGTCGACTTCTGGGCTCCTTGGTGCGGTCCTTGCCGTCAGCTGGCACCAGTGATCGATCAACTGGCCACCGAATACGAAGGTTCGGTCAAAGTTGGTAAGGTGGACACCGACCAAAACCCGAACCTGGCCGTGAAGTACGGTATTCAGAGCATTCCGACCGTCATGATCTTCAAGAATGGTGAAGTCGTGAACCAGATGCTCGGCAACCAGCCCAAGGCCAACCTGCAGCAAGCCCTGGACGCTGCCAAAGGCTAA
- the arsC gene encoding arsenate reductase (glutaredoxin) (This arsenate reductase requires both glutathione and glutaredoxin to convert arsenate to arsenite, after which the efflux transporter formed by ArsA and ArsB can extrude the arsenite from the cell, providing resistance.) produces MSVTIYHNPRCTKSRQTLARLEEHGIEPKVVLYLDNPPDEKTLKGLLKKLGLKAEQLVRKKDHKALGLPQPEDEAGWIAQMAANPKIIERPIVVVGNEARLGRPPESVDEILP; encoded by the coding sequence ATGAGCGTCACGATCTATCACAATCCGCGATGTACCAAGAGCCGGCAAACGCTAGCTCGGCTGGAAGAACATGGGATCGAGCCCAAGGTGGTGCTTTACCTAGATAACCCCCCGGACGAGAAGACCCTCAAGGGGCTGCTCAAAAAGCTGGGGCTCAAGGCCGAGCAGCTGGTGCGAAAGAAGGATCACAAAGCCCTGGGGTTGCCACAACCCGAAGACGAAGCAGGCTGGATCGCCCAGATGGCTGCCAATCCGAAGATCATCGAACGCCCGATTGTCGTCGTTGGCAACGAGGCCCGATTGGGACGACCGCCTGAGAGCGTCGATGAGATCCTTCCTTGA